The DNA segment CGCCGCGCGACGGGAGGTGCCGCATGAACGACCCCATTCTGCGACTGGAAGGCGTATCGAAGACCTTCGGCGGGCTCAATGCACTCACGGACGTGTCGTTCTCGCTCAATGAGGGCGAAGTGGTCGGCCTAATCGGCCCGAACGGCGCCGGCAAGACCACGCTGGTGAACGTGGTCACCGGCAATCTGCGCCGCAGCTCTGGTCGCATCATGTTCGAGGGCGAGGATGTCGGCACGCAGAAGCCTTACCAGGCAGCGCGGTGCGGGCTCGCGCGCACCTTCCAGATCGTCCAGCCTTTCCCCCAGATGACGGTGCTGGAGAATGTGACCGCCGGGTCGCTGTTCGGCGGCGGTGCAGGATCGCTCGGCGACGCCCGCGACAAGGCGCGGGAAAGCCTTGAATTCGTGGGGCTCGCCCCCTTGGCCGATCGGCCGGCAGCCAACCTCGCTCTGGCCGCGCGCAAACGGCTGGAGCTGGCCAAGAGCCTGGCCATGAACCCCAAGGTGCTCATGCTCGACGAGGTGAACGCCGGGCTGAACTCCTCCGAGATTGACGGTGCGCTCGACCTGATCCGCAAGATCGCCGATCGCGGGGTCACGGTTCTCATCATCGAACATCTGATGAAAGTGGTG comes from the Ancylobacter pratisalsi genome and includes:
- a CDS encoding ABC transporter ATP-binding protein, translated to MNDPILRLEGVSKTFGGLNALTDVSFSLNEGEVVGLIGPNGAGKTTLVNVVTGNLRRSSGRIMFEGEDVGTQKPYQAARCGLARTFQIVQPFPQMTVLENVTAGSLFGGGAGSLGDARDKARESLEFVGLAPLADRPAANLALAARKRLELAKSLAMNPKVLMLDEVNAGLNSSEIDGALDLIRKIADRGVTVLIIEHLMKVVLSLSKRLLVLHHGQLIADGPSAEIVADERVIEAYLGQKFAARLKEMHHG